The genomic segment GCACCCTGCTGCAGCGAAACGGAGTCGAAGGCAAGGATCTCGGATGCTTCATTCCGCACCAGGCCAACAAGCGCATCATCACCTCCACATCCGACCGGCTGGGTATGGATCCGGAGCGTGTGATCATCAACATCGATAAATACGGCAACACCTCGGCCGGAACCATTCCCCTGGCGCTTGAGACAGCCATCGAAGAGGGCAAACTCAAGAAGGGTGACCTGGTCCTGCTTGCTGCTGTGGGCGCAGGATTCACCGTGGGTACAGCCCTGCTGCGCTGGGAGATCTAGCGAACAGGAGCTTTCATAGTGAGAGGCCGCTTTTGCCGGGATGGCGAGAGCGGCTTTTCATTGGTCGCTAGTGAAAGAGTGAAGTAGAGAAGCAGCGAAGAAGAGCCTCATCATTGAATCAACGACCGTGACCGCCATCACTTACACCAGGAATCACAACTTCCTACCATCGCAGGGTCAGTGAAAAGGCAGGGGAGTTGTGTTCGATACCCCTGCAATTCGTAAGAAGCTCGCGGCATGGTAACCACAAAAATAACAGATAAATTGCATGTTGAAATAAATCTGTGGAAAACGTCGCCGATATAACTCAAATATTTCCAACTAAATAACGGAAATATTCAACGTCACAAACTTTCGCCCCTATCCCGAAGAAAAGGCGAATCTGAAGCGAAGATTTCGACGGCCGTTTCGGCAGCAAGGTTAACTACCGAGTAAACACGTCGCCAGCTCCCACATCACTCCTTCACTCCAGCGGCTTCAACTCGCCGAGCACCGTCGGTATGAGCTCCGCCACCGTGGGGTGGATATGGACCGAGTGCGCCAGCAGTGACGCGGGCTGCCGGGCGTACATGCAGGTGGCGATGCAGTGGATGGCCTCATCGGCCCCGGGGCCAATCAGTGTGGCGCCCAGGATGTGCTGTGTATGCTCGTCTACCAGGATCTTGATGAACCCGAAGGTCTCGCCTTTCTCGATCGCCCGCGACACGCGGGTCATGGCGCGCTTGCCGATCAACGCGCGAATGCCGCGTTCCCGGACTTCATGCTCGCGCAGCCCGACATGGGCGAGCGGCGGATCGGTGAAGAGCGCGTAGATGGGCAGGCGGTCCGAGAGGCTGCGCGCAGCTCCGTTGAGCAGGTTGTCCGCGACGATCTCATAGTCGTTGTAGGCGGTGTGGGTGAAGGCAGCGCGTCCGTTGCAGTCGCCAAGCGCGAAGATGTTGTGAACGTTGGTGCGGAGCTGCTCGTCGACGGGAATGTAGCCGCGATCGTCGGTGTGAACGCCGGCGACGGCGAGGTTAAGGTCGTGCGTGTTGGGCGCGCGGCCAATGGCGAGCAGCACGTGCGAGGCCTCGATGTGCGGGGCCCGCTCGTCGCACTTGATGCCGACGTGAATGCTGCCCTCACTCTGCTCGAGATGGATGCATGTGGCGTTGACGGCGATGTCGATGCCTTCCGCTTTGAATACCTCGTGGATAACCGCAGAGGCGTCTTCGTCTTCGCGTGGCGCGAGGCGCCCATGCATGTCGAGGATGGTGACTTCAGAGCCGAAGCGGCGAAACATCTGCGCAAACTCGCAGCCGACGTATCCACCGCCCACGACGGCGAGGTGACGCGGCAGTTCTTCAAGTTCGAGGATGGACGTGCTGGTGAGGTAGGGCACGGTGCCGATGCCTGGCATGTCGGGTATGAGCGGCCGCGCGCCGACGTTGAGGAAGATCTGATCGGCTTCGAGAATGTCGTCGCCAACACGCAAGGAGCGGGGCGATTCGAATGCGGCGTGGCCTTGAATGACCGTGCAGTTCTCGGTGCCGCGCAGCCATTTCTCCACTCCGGAGCGGGAGCGCTCGACGACCGCGTTCTTGCGTGCTTTGACGGCGCGCAGGTCGACCCGGACGTCGCCCGCGGTGAAGCCGAAATCGGGGCCGCGGCGGGCGAGGTGAGCGGCGTGAGCGCTGGCCACCATTGTCTTGGTGGGCGTGCAGCCGGTGTTCACGCAGGTCCCGCCGAAGAGGTGCCGCTCGACCAGGGCTACTTTCTGTCCACCGGTGGCGAGGCGGACGGCAAGAGACGGGCCGGCCTGGCCTGCTCCAACGACAATGGCGTCAAAGGATTGCTTCATGTGTGGCCTCGCGGGGAATGGGGATAGGGCCAAGGAGAATCGTAATTG from the Occallatibacter riparius genome contains:
- a CDS encoding FAD-containing oxidoreductase; this translates as MKQSFDAIVVGAGQAGPSLAVRLATGGQKVALVERHLFGGTCVNTGCTPTKTMVASAHAAHLARRGPDFGFTAGDVRVDLRAVKARKNAVVERSRSGVEKWLRGTENCTVIQGHAAFESPRSLRVGDDILEADQIFLNVGARPLIPDMPGIGTVPYLTSTSILELEELPRHLAVVGGGYVGCEFAQMFRRFGSEVTILDMHGRLAPREDEDASAVIHEVFKAEGIDIAVNATCIHLEQSEGSIHVGIKCDERAPHIEASHVLLAIGRAPNTHDLNLAVAGVHTDDRGYIPVDEQLRTNVHNIFALGDCNGRAAFTHTAYNDYEIVADNLLNGAARSLSDRLPIYALFTDPPLAHVGLREHEVRERGIRALIGKRAMTRVSRAIEKGETFGFIKILVDEHTQHILGATLIGPGADEAIHCIATCMYARQPASLLAHSVHIHPTVAELIPTVLGELKPLE